Proteins from a genomic interval of Ficedula albicollis isolate OC2 chromosome 9, FicAlb1.5, whole genome shotgun sequence:
- the NME9 gene encoding thioredoxin domain-containing protein 6 isoform X1 has translation MAAKKKEVVLQINITSQELWEEVLCLKGLIVVDVFQAWCGPCKPVVNLFKKIRNEVGSNLLHFAVAEVDSIDALEKYRGQCEPVFLFYTGGELVDVVRGANAPLLKKTILKYLAGERKDLRGRESVVVPDRAFSREQGSTAPLQEEQREGLTAGIQLLLGHQRGHSTTWAHEESHPETQTRAQHSLGVWHCETGGGF, from the exons ATGGctgcaaagaaaaaggaggTAGTGCTGCAG ATTAACATTACTAGCCAGGAGCTTTGGGAAGAAGTGCTGTGTCTCAAAGGACTCATTG TTGTCGATGTGTTTCAAGCCTGGTGTGGCCCGTGCAAACCAGTAGTGAATCTGTTCAAAAAAATCAGGAACGAAGTTGGCAGTAATCTCCTGCATTTTGCTGTG GCTGAAGTTGATTCCATTGATGCTCTGGAAAAATACAGAGGACAATGTGAGCCTGTCTTTCTCTTTTATACA GGAGGAGAATTAGTGGATGTTGTAAGAGGAGCAAATGCACCATTGCTGAAGAAGACCATCCTGAAATACCTggcaggggaaaggaaggatttaCGTGGAAGAGAGTCTGTGGTG GTGCCAGACAGAGCCTTctccagagagcagggaagcaCAGCTCCCCTTCAGGAGGAACAACGGGAAGGACTAACAG CAGGGATTCAGCTACTCCTGGGACACCAGAGGGGCCATTCCACCACCTGGGCACACGAAGAGAGTCACCCTGAAACACAGACAAGGGCCCAGCATAGTTTGGGTGTCTGGCATTGTGAAACTGGGG gtggtttttaa
- the NME9 gene encoding thioredoxin domain-containing protein 6 isoform X2, with the protein MAAKKKEVVLQINITSQELWEEVLCLKGLIVVDVFQAWCGPCKPVVNLFKKIRNEVGSNLLHFAVAEVDSIDALEKYRGQCEPVFLFYTGGELVDVVRGANAPLLKKTILKYLAGERKDLRGRESVVVPDRAFSREQGSTAPLQEEQREGLTG; encoded by the exons ATGGctgcaaagaaaaaggaggTAGTGCTGCAG ATTAACATTACTAGCCAGGAGCTTTGGGAAGAAGTGCTGTGTCTCAAAGGACTCATTG TTGTCGATGTGTTTCAAGCCTGGTGTGGCCCGTGCAAACCAGTAGTGAATCTGTTCAAAAAAATCAGGAACGAAGTTGGCAGTAATCTCCTGCATTTTGCTGTG GCTGAAGTTGATTCCATTGATGCTCTGGAAAAATACAGAGGACAATGTGAGCCTGTCTTTCTCTTTTATACA GGAGGAGAATTAGTGGATGTTGTAAGAGGAGCAAATGCACCATTGCTGAAGAAGACCATCCTGAAATACCTggcaggggaaaggaaggatttaCGTGGAAGAGAGTCTGTGGTG GTGCCAGACAGAGCCTTctccagagagcagggaagcaCAGCTCCCCTTCAGGAGGAACAACGGGAAGGACTAACAG GCTGA